Within the Deltaproteobacteria bacterium genome, the region TGACGGCGCATCCCTCCGACGCCCGCTACCGCCACCTCTTCGGCAGGCGCGCCGTGACGCCGCTCTTCCACGTCCCCGTCCCCATCTTCCCGAGCGAGCTGGTCGACCCCGAGAAGGGCACCGGCATCCTCATGGTGTGCACCTTCGGCGATGCGACCGACGTGCAGTGGTGGCGCGAGCACAAGCTGCCGCTCCGCCAGGTCCTCGGCCGGGACGGCCGCCTGGTCCCCGTCAGCTTCGGCAGCCCGGGCTGGGAGAGCCGCGACCCCGCGGCCGCGAGCCGCCACTACGGCCAGCTCGCGGGCAAGACGGTCGCCGCCGCGCGCAAGGCGATCGTCGAGCTGCTCCGCGCTCCGGCCGGCGGCGAGCCGGCGCTGCGCGGCGAGCCCGTGCCGGTCACCCACGCGGTCAAGTTCTACGAGAAGGGCGACCGGCCGCTCGAGTTCATCTCGACCCGGCAGTGGTTCGTGCGTCTCCTCGACAAGAAGGAGGCGCTCCTCGCCAAGGGCGACCAGATCGAGTGGCACCCGGACTTCATGCGGCTGCGCTACCGCAACTGGACCGAGAACCTCCAGATGGATTGGTGCATCAGCCGCCAGCGCTTCTTCGGCCCGGCGATCCCCGTCTGGTACCCGCTCGGCGGCGACGGCCGCCCGGACCACGCCCGGCCGATCGTGGCGGAGGCGAGCGTCCTGCCCGTCGATCCGATGACCGCCGCGCCGCCGGGCTACGAGCCGGGGCAGCGCGACCGCCCGGACGGCTTCACTGGCGAGCCCGACGTCTTCGACACCTGGTTCACCAGCTCGCTCACGCCGCAGATCAGCTCGGGCTGGCTCCTCGACCCGGCGCGCCACCGCCGCCTCTTCCCCGCCGACATCCGCCCGCAGAGCCACGAGATCATCCGCACCTGGGCTTTCTACACGATCGCCAAGGCGCTCCTGCACGAGGACACGATCCCGTGGCGGCACGCGGTCATCTCGGGCTGGATCCTCGATCCCGAGCGCAAGAAGATGTCGAAGAGCCGCGGCAACGTGGTGACGCCCATGCACCTCCTCGACGAGTACACCGCCGACGGCGTCCGCTACTGGGCGGCGGGCGCGCGGCTCGGCACCGACACCGCTTTCGACCCGAAGGTGTTCAGGATCGGGAAGCGCCTGGTCACCAAGCTCTTCAACGCGGGCAAGTTCGTGCTCTCGCAGGTCGCCCCCGACGGGCCGGTCACCGCCGAGCTCGACCGCGCCTTCGCGCACCGCCTCGCCGCGCTGGTCGAGCGCGTGACCGCGTCGTTCGAGGAGTTCGACTTCGCGCACGCGCTCCAGGACATGGAGGCGTTCTTCTGGAGCGACTTCACCGACACCTTCCTCGAGCTCGCCAAGGGGCGCGCGCGCGAGGGGGACCCGTCCGCGGTGGCGGCGCTGCGCCTGGGGCTCGGCGTGCTGCTCCGTCTCTTCGCCCCCGTGCTGCCCTACATCGCGGAGGAGATCTGGTCCTGGGCGTTCGCCGAGGAGACCGGGAGCCGGAGCGTCCACGCCGCGCCGTGGCCGGGCCGCCGCGACTTCGAGCCGGTCGCCGCGCCCGCCGACCCGGCGAGCTTCGAGGCCGCGGTCGGCTGCTTCGCGGCCATCAACAAGCGCAAGTCCGAGGCGGGCGTCTCGGTCGGCCGCGGGGTGGCGCGGCTCGCGCTCGCGGCCTCGCCGGCGACGCTCACGAGCCTCGCCCCGGTCGCCGCCGACGTGATGGCGGCGGCGCGCGTCGCGGAGTACGCGCTCCGGCCCAGGGCGGGGCTCGACGGGGCGTTCGAGGTGGTCGAGGTGGAGTTCGCGCCGCTGGAGACGTGAGCCGGTGGTCGCGCCCTGGGACGACCCACGCGTCGGCGCGCTGATCGACCTCGCGCTGGCCGAGGACCTGGGTGCCGGCGACCGCACCTCCGAGGCGCTCGTCCCCGCCGCCGCCCGCGCGCGCGGCCGGGTCCGCGCCAAGCAGGCGCTCGTCGTGTGCGGGCTGCCGCTCCTCGAGCGCGTGTTCCGGCGGCTGGGCGACGTACGCGGGTCCGCCGAGGCCGACGAGGGCGCCCTGGCGGCGCCCCTGCAGGTGCTGGCGACGCTCGAGGGGCCCGCGCGCGCTCTCCTGGCCGGCGAGCGCGTCGCCCTGAACCTCCTCCAGCATCTCTGCGGCATCGCGACGCTCACGCGCGCCTACGTCGAGCGCGTGCGTGGTACCCCGCTCGTCGTGCGCGACACGCGCAAGACGCTCCCCGGGATGCGCGCCCTCGCCAAGTACGCCGTCCGCACCGGCGGCGGGACGAACCACCGCCTGGGGCTCGACGACGCCATCCTCATCAAGGACAACCACCTGGCGCTCGGGGGCGGCGAGGTGGCGGCGGCGGTCCGGAGGGCGCGCGCGGCCCTTCCCGGGCTGCCGCTCGAGGTCGAGTGCCGGACGGTCGCCGAGGTCGCCGCGGCGGTCGCGGCCGGCCCCGACCTGATCCTCCTCGACAACATGCCGCTCGCGGACGTCGCGCAGGCGGTCCGGATCGCGCGCGGGCGCGTGCCGCTCGAGGCCTCGGGCGGCGTCACGCTCGAGCAGCTCGAGGCGCTCGCGCGCGCCGGCGTCGCGTTCGTCGCGGTGGGCGCGCTCACGCACTCCGCG harbors:
- the nadC gene encoding carboxylating nicotinate-nucleotide diphosphorylase, with protein sequence MIDLALAEDLGAGDRTSEALVPAAARARGRVRAKQALVVCGLPLLERVFRRLGDVRGSAEADEGALAAPLQVLATLEGPARALLAGERVALNLLQHLCGIATLTRAYVERVRGTPLVVRDTRKTLPGMRALAKYAVRTGGGTNHRLGLDDAILIKDNHLALGGGEVAAAVRRARAALPGLPLEVECRTVAEVAAAVAAGPDLILLDNMPLADVAQAVRIARGRVPLEASGGVTLEQLEALARAGVAFVAVGALTHSAPAADLNLKIEPLP
- the valS gene encoding valine--tRNA ligase, which translates into the protein DPARPREETFVVDTPPPTVSGSLHVGHVFSYTHTDVIVRYQRMRGRNVFYPMGWDDNGLPTERRVQNYFHVRCDARAPYEPDLVLEPATPARAKEPPRIVSRRNFIDLCLRVTREDEEAFKTLWQRIGLSVDWRQEYSTIDAHCRQLAQLSFCDLFAKGHVYSIEAPTVWDVDFQTAVAQAEAEDRPVQGAFHHVAFAVEGSDEGFVIATTRPELLPACVGVTAHPSDARYRHLFGRRAVTPLFHVPVPIFPSELVDPEKGTGILMVCTFGDATDVQWWREHKLPLRQVLGRDGRLVPVSFGSPGWESRDPAAASRHYGQLAGKTVAAARKAIVELLRAPAGGEPALRGEPVPVTHAVKFYEKGDRPLEFISTRQWFVRLLDKKEALLAKGDQIEWHPDFMRLRYRNWTENLQMDWCISRQRFFGPAIPVWYPLGGDGRPDHARPIVAEASVLPVDPMTAAPPGYEPGQRDRPDGFTGEPDVFDTWFTSSLTPQISSGWLLDPARHRRLFPADIRPQSHEIIRTWAFYTIAKALLHEDTIPWRHAVISGWILDPERKKMSKSRGNVVTPMHLLDEYTADGVRYWAAGARLGTDTAFDPKVFRIGKRLVTKLFNAGKFVLSQVAPDGPVTAELDRAFAHRLAALVERVTASFEEFDFAHALQDMEAFFWSDFTDTFLELAKGRAREGDPSAVAALRLGLGVLLRLFAPVLPYIAEEIWSWAFAEETGSRSVHAAPWPGRRDFEPVAAPADPASFEAAVGCFAAINKRKSEAGVSVGRGVARLALAASPATLTSLAPVAADVMAAARVAEYALRPRAGLDGAFEVVEVEFAPLET